A stretch of the Glycine soja cultivar W05 chromosome 13, ASM419377v2, whole genome shotgun sequence genome encodes the following:
- the LOC114382668 gene encoding choline-phosphate cytidylyltransferase 2-like, with translation MALATTTPPQDHPARVYADGIYDLFHFGHARSLEQAKKSFPNTYLLVGCCSDAVTHKYKGKTVMTEDERYESLRHCKWVDEVIPDAPWVINQEFLDKHKIDYVAHDSLPYADTSGVANDVYEFVKAVGKFKETQRTEGISTSDVIMRIVKDYNQYVLRNLDRGYSRKDLGVSYVKEKRLKVNRRLKTFQEKVKEHQEKVGVKIQTVAKNVGMHQNEWVENVDRFVVGFLEMFEEGCHKMGTAIRDQIQKKLIGEQSSDVSFLLQNGKDNEDEEYYYYEGDDSDEEYFDDDELNPLSNVKDQIKK, from the exons ATGGCGTTGGCCACTACCACTCCTCCGCAAGACCATCCTGCTCGTGTTTATGCCGATGGCATTTATGATCTCTTTCACTTTGGCCATGCACGCTCCCTTGAACAAGCTAAGAAATC ATTTCCAAACACGTACCTTTTGGTTGGATGTTGCAGCGATGCAGTGACCCACAAGTACAAAGGCAAAACTGTTATGACAGAGGACGAACGTTATGAGTCCCTCCGCCATTGCAA ATGGGTGGATGAAGTCATTCCAGATGCACCATGGGTTATCAATCAAGAGTTTCTTGACAAGCACAAAATAGACTATGTTGCTCATGATTCTCTGCC ATATGCTGATACTAGTGGTGTTGCAAATGATGTTTATGAATTT GTTAAGGCTGTTGGAAAATTTAAGGAAACACAACGGACTGAAGGTATTTCTACATCAGACGTGATCATGAGGATTGTTAAAGATTATAATCAATATGTGCTACGAAACTTGGATCGTGGGTACTCAAGAAAAGATCTCGGTGTGAGCTATGTGAAG GAAAAACGACTAAAGGTGAATAGGAGGTTGAAAACTTTCCAAGAGAAAGTAAAAGAGCATCAAGAGAAGGTTGGTGTAAAG ATTCAAACTGTAGCAAAGAATGTTGGTATGCATCAAAATGAATGGGTAGAAAATGTTGATCGTTTTGTTGTTGGATTTCTAGAAATGTTTGAAGAAGGTTGTCATAAGATG GGGACTGCAATTAGAGATCAAATTCAAAAGAAGTTAATAGGTGAACAATCAAGTGATGTATCATTTCTTCTTCAAAATGGCAAGGACAATGAGGATGAagagtattattattatgaggGTGATGATAGTGATGAAGaatattttgatgatgatgagCTTAATCCCTTGAGTAATGTGAAAGACCAAATAAAAAAGTAG